Within the Tenrec ecaudatus isolate mTenEca1 chromosome 7, mTenEca1.hap1, whole genome shotgun sequence genome, the region TAAAACTGTAAACAAAGgagcttcaaaatatttgtggaaaaatggaatgactgCAGTATGTaatttcccccacaaactttgtgaagcccttGCTGTGTTGTTGGTAAGGTTGCCCGCTGTCATGTGTTGGAAAGGGGTTTCTCCTTATACGACAAAATATGACAATCCTAGTTTTTACACAATGGAGATGTTTCTGATGGTGATTTCTGTTTATTGAATACTTACAGATAAAGTCTGGCAGATCTATGTGGATATTAAAAAGGAGCcctgtagtgtagtggttacacattgggctgctaatggcaagaaaagtggttcaaagtcaccagccactctgtgagagaaagatggggctgtcgactcccacaaagagttatagtcttggaaacctacaggagcatttctagcctgcctgcagggtcactgtgcattgacatcaactcaatcgcagtgggtttgggttttggtttaggTGGGCTACTAAGGAACCATGGCAGCATCGTAGGTTtttcactgggctgctcaccacaaggcaagcggtttgaaaccatcagctgctccatgggaaataggtgaggctttctactcccataaagagttacagtcttagaaaaccacaggggcacttctaccaggTCCTAGCggattgctaagagtcagaattgtctgGCTGGCAAGGGATGTGGAAGTTTCATATGACATTTCCTCTGTCTTCCTATTAGAATTGTATTCATCTTTTAATAAGGCAAATGGCCCCTCAATGAATCATTCAAATTCGCTTCTCCTTGACACAGAGAATTTCCACTATGTCGCTCACTGTGCCTTTTCATTTCAGTTATTCTGCCTGGCCGCCTAGTAGAGGAAATAGAAGGATAGGTCTCCTGTGTACTCTTGAACTTGCTGCGTGTACCATCGGCTGACTCATTTCCCCAGAGTTATTAAGGGGAGCTTTCTGTGTGCACACCCAGAAATTTACAggaagttatatatgaaaaaacagagagagagagagagagagaaagcgcgAGCAGGTTGGCCGGCCTGGCACGGTGAAGTGATTTGTTCTAGATTAGATAGCGAATTTTAGAAGCAGAACCTTGTTCTCATGACTTATTTGATCTTTGTTTCCTGAGTCTTCTAACTTTGTGACATGTTAATTTCtttagaaaaaaaaccaaaacaaaacaccaaggtTTTAATCAAATTGGTGAAAAATCACTGAAGCAAAAATAAATCCCTCCCTTCTTCCTACTCCTAATATCTTCTTATTATACCTGATAACTGAATTATAATTCAATTCACATTGAAAGTTATGATTCAGATCACTATTCCTCCTTTGGTTATTAGGCAGAATTGAATTTAGCCTGAGTGTGTCTATCTATTTTTAGTATCAAAAAGTCAATATTCCAGAAGTTTAATGGCACAGAATTAAGCCCAAATGACCATGAAGTCAGAGATGAAGTGATTATTATTTATTTGGGAAAGGAGAAACTGAAAAGGACCCGGGGCATTAAAATAGATAGAGCATTTCAATAACCCCTCTGGAAAGAGAGTTAAAAGAGCAATTCCTCTGGGTTTCCCACAGTTAATTCCTCTCCATGGAGTTCCTGCATCCTGGTGCCCTCCTCCAGTCTCTTGAGAGTAGAGGCAAGCTTATATGAATCAGATACCTTAAGTCTCTACATGGAACTATCCAGGATTTCCTGTCCTCCCACCtacaaagccaccagcagatcaaCTAACTTTTCAGGAGAGGAAAGGTACTGAGTCAGTAAAAAGAATTGGAAATGTACTCTCTTAAAAATATTTGCTAGGTTTATTTTCCTTTATGAAATGGCTGAATATTTTACATATACAGTAATTACATTTTACAGAGAATCTGTAACATTATATAGAGCTTGTAATAGAAAAAGTAGGAGGTTTTCCTGACCAAAATCATGATGATAATATTCAAGTGAAATCATAGGTTAATTTTTTCAACTTGTCTGTATAGTTTGTGATGccacataaaaatattctcacaaATAGCAAGACATATGTAAGACATACCTTACTAAATTGAAAGCATGAATGCATTTCAATTGAGCTCAAATGTGCTTTCTTTCTTTGACATTATGTCTTGATCACAGAAAACATCCTAAGTGTAAGCTACTTGGGTCATCGCCAGGGAGGACAGAATTCAGTTTGGGCACTCTTAAGATGTCCTGTGACTCTGCTCCTCAACCACCGTTCATTTCGGAGTCAGAAGCGTACCCAAACTAAAGACACTGCAGCTGTTTTCTGGAATAGCCTGTCATCCAGAACAGTCTTTCAAGCATACAAATAACACGGGCACCTTGCAAAGATACAGATCTTGGAATGGAGCTGTGAGTTTTCATCTCCAAAAATTTCCCAGGGGATGAACATGTGGCTACTCCATGGACCCTACACTTTCATTGACAAGGGCTCAAGCTGAAGCCAAAGAATTCATTGTAGCACCAAATTAGAAAATGAATTCTTGTCCAATGTTGAATATTGCAAGAGATGATGGGATTCTGCATGATAAACAGGACCAGAACATCTGTATCCAGCATTGGGTGGCAGTAGTTACCTTCATACCTGAGTTATGTCATGTAACTGAGGCAGTTGGAAGGATGCAATGAAGAATGTGGTTTCTAGAacctaaaaagcaaacaaacaaataaaccaaaaaacctTAAAGCCATCAGTATTTTTATTGTTAACTGGGTTACAATTGGAACTTTTGATTTTGGAGGGGGTTACTAACTACTTTGTAAATAGAATTTTCTGGTTTCCTAACATTTTAATTCCACCCATGTCAGATATCTTTAGTAACAAAATGAAACTAAATGTCTATTAACTAGGTCTCACAATGTGTAGGAATCAATTCCTTTCCATTTAACGGATACATTTTTGCTAATTATCTGCCTTGTAGAAGACCCTGTGCTAAGTGTAGTAAAGATTAGATGGTTAATGGTTATTTCCATGCTCAAAAAAATTTACAATCAAGCTGTTGAACATATGAAACAAACTATAGTCGGTTATAAAATGAAGACGGGTAGCCAGCTCTCTCTAAGGTCTTGGATCACTCGAGTAGTCTGTCATTTTAGTAGATTCACTTCAGCTTCAAGAGTCCAAAAAAGATTTTTGGACAAAGGTAATATTTGAGTTGGGCCCCAAAGCAGTTATACATAAAAGGATTGACAACCACCCTGAGGGAAGGGGATTGACGGGGGCACAGAACAGGGACCTGCAAGACTCCATAGTGGTCTGCTCTTTATAAAGCACCTGGAACATTGTCAGTGGAAAGGAGAAACCACAACAACTAGGGGTTTCCAGGAAAAACAGATGCTGACAAGGCCCCCCGAAGCTGAATGATGCAATGTGTCTAGTATGAAGTACTGGCCTTTTGAGACCCATTCACGATGATGTCCATGAAATGATGTTTTATTGTAATCACAGAATCAAACTGATCTAGATCCTGTCACGGAGCTGTATTTAATGGTGCTGTATTCAGACCCACCCCCTCCAAAAGTGGTCCCTCCACCACACCTTTTATTTTTGTAGCCACCCCAAACATAAATGTGCCTTtgagaaattatttatttataatttatttagaTGAATTTTCCTTCTCCCTCAACCCATCTGTAacttattctcagaaatattttAGTAGACTCCCCTCCCCCGTGACAGTTTTCAAATAATACTCGTGTTTGTAGCTAACGTAACAAACGTGGTTTAGTTTTCATTTTCATCCGCCCTTCCCATCCTGCTTTCTGAAACGGAGAGCCTGTTCTCAGTGGGCATTTCtcttgtgccatgctcacaatcgcTGTGCCATCTCCAACAGTCAGTGTGGCAGCCCCTCTGTCTATCCCTCTCATCGAGACCTTCCTATTTCTATCCTGAAACTTGGAAATAGGCAGCTGTGGAAGACAATAGAAGCCACCCTGGTGGTGTGGAGGGCTATGTGCCAAGTTGCTAACTACAAAGGCAGTAATTGAACTCACCAACTTctaagtcctggaaacccacagggaaagttctgcTCTGGAAGAGCACTGTGAATCTGAATCAACgctacggcagtgagtttggggtattTTTTCTTCTAGATAACATCATCTAGGTTCTTTAATTTAACAAGGATTCTCCCCACCCCTCAGTTAGGAAAGAGTGAAAGAATAAAATGAATACAAGTCTTTGATACTTGGCAGCCAAAAAAGGCACGTTCTTGTGCTCTTTCTTAGGGCAATAGGGGAAACAAAGTTGAATATGTCTGAATCGGTGACCTTGCTAAATTTCACACACTAAGACTGAATCTCTATGGTGTGGGAAAGCCATATTAGCCTAGAGTGTCTCCTTTGTCTGATTCATTCAAGACTGGATCCATTCATTCTGATGtctataaaatgatgttttatcaTAATCCAGTGTCAAGCTTATCTAGAATCTGTCAGTGAGCTGTATTGTATGGCTCTGAATGCCCTCAGATAATTAGTACAGCAGGTGCAATAGCACTCAATTGTTGAAGTCTGAATTCATGCAATTTTAATCACAATCTTTTATTCAGTCCACTGTATCCACCAGACACCATATGAGATGTGACTGGTACGAGTCTATAAAAGTGGGGTTTTgccaaaaaacatatcattgtgaatgagggggagtgaggagtggggacccaaagcccatctgtaggcaactggatatccccttacagaagggtgtcagggaggagatgagccagtcagggtgcagtgtagtaataattaaacatacaactttcctctagttcttaaatgtgcccccccccactatcatgatctcaattctgctttacaaatctggctagaccagaggatgtacactggtacagatgggaactggaaccacagggaatccaggacagatgaatccctcttGACCaatggtgaaagtggcaataccaggagggtggagggaaggtggggtagaaaggggggactgatcacaaggatcgacatataacccactccctgggggatatacaacagaaaagagggtgaggggagatgtcagatagtgtaagatatgaaaaaataataataatttataaattatgaagcatTCGTGAGGGAGGAgacaaagatgaggagctgatatcagggctcaagtagaaagcaaacgttttgagaatgatgatggcaacaaatgtacaaatgtgcttgacacatggatggatgtatggattgtgataagagttgtatgatcctccaataaaatgatttaaaaagaaagaatggggTTTTGATCTTTATAGGTTATTCAGAGATGCAACACATGACATGGCTTTTCAGGTAGAATGAGGAAGAAGACAGAAGAGGGTGGCAGAGAGTAAGAGAGGATGAAGTACAGAACTATAAAATGTGTTGACCTAGGCTCGTGGTTTAGCAGCACAGAGATATGTAGCTTTCTGTGTATGTGCACACGCTCCTCAGTGATCCACATGATCCCGTCCCAACGAGCAGGTCATTACGTGGAAATGGCATGATGTGAGAGTCAGAGCCTACGCCCTATTTTGGCACCAGTGTCACCACCACCTCCGCTCACCATCAGTCAGGTGCCCCTGTGGCATCTCAGAGTGTACACAGCGCTGCAGGCTCCTTTTCCCCACCACTGGGGAGCTATTTGGAGTTAGAGCAGGAGAGGCCAGATGTTGCCTGCTGCCTTCCACTGCTCACACTGGGAGGAGAGCCCATTCATCCTTCATCCCGTGGGGCTTCTTTCCTTCTCCCCAACTACACAGCTTCCCCCACCGACCTCCTGACCACTTTCAGGCCCTCACTCAGCCCCCCTCTGTCCACCTGAGACTTTGAGTCATCTCACCCCACCTTAGCCCCCCACGCAGGACCGAGATCTCAGAGAAAGGGAGAAGGGCATCCAGGGACCATGCAGCTGCCATCACTTGTGTGGCCAGCTCTGGCTTGGGCATCACTAGAGCCTCTGGTATATCATTCAGGGTGGCCCATCGAGCGTGTCCTGGGCCCAGCCTTGGTCTCCTCTGGGGCCCAGATCATTGGAAGCACTGTCTGATAAAAATTGCAAAAGTGTAGCAATTGTGAAATGTTgactaaagagatagctgatgagTGATGCATGGTATATTTTGATAGCAGAAGGCCATTCTTAAGACACCTGCTGGGATTTTATAACTGAGGGCTTAAAATGTTGAAAGAACAGACAGAGGGAAATATTATGATTTCACTTAACTTTTCGTGTCTTAAATATTTTCATGGTGAAAGGTACGTTCGCTTGATGTAGTCCAGAGGGGTTTGTAGGAAAGTGACCAGTTAAGGTGAAACCTTGACTCTTCTCCCATAACAGAGGTTGATTGTCTAGTGTTGCTTGAAGACTTCTACTCTGCTTTTAACCCCTGCATTCGTGggtttcagtttttttttaaccCTGGTTTGGAGTTCTCCTAAGCTTCTAATAAATCACTAGGATGAAGGCAGCCCATAGACAAACACATCCTGCTTTGGCGGATGTGTGGGTGGATGTAATTGGCTAAATAAAAGGGCAAGAGAGAATGAGAAGTGAAACATCTTCCTTTCTCCTACTCTGGTGAAACGACCCAGAGAGCAAACCCAAAGGATGCATCCTTTAAACTATTGAAATGAATTAAAACGGAAGTGGCCCAGTAACCGGTGACTCCAAACTTCCTTGTTCCATTAGGAAGGGAAATAAACCGGAGCCACTTTAAGAAGAGAAGGACCAGGTCATCTTTgtggagaggactttgaagcGATCGGGTGCCATGGATATCGCGTACATTCCTGCAGACCTATCCAGTTGTCCAAAATTTGGGAACAAATCCTGTCCTCCCACCAACCGTGCTTTGCACACCCGGCTGGTAATGTATTCTGTCATGACTACAGCCATGATGATCACCATCCTTGGCAACTTGGTGATCATAATCTCCATATCTCATTTCAAACAGCTTCActctcccacaaactttctgatccTCTCCATGGCCACCACGGACTTCCTGCTGGGTTTGGTCATTATGCCGTACAGCATGGTACGGTCCGTGGAGAGCTGCTGGCCTTTTGGGGACGGCTTTTGCAAATTCCACGCAAGCTTCGACATGATGCTAAGCCTCACCTCCATTTTCCACCTCTGTTCCATCGCAGTCGATCGATTTTACGTCGTGTGCCACCCTTTACACTACACCGCTATAATGACCACCTCCACGATAAAGCGACTGCTGGCCTTTTGCTGGTCAGCGCCCGCTTGCTTCTCCTTCGGATTAGTGCTGTCCGAGGCCAACGTGGCCGGCATGCAGGGCTACGAGGTTCTCGTGGCGTGCTTCAAATTCTGCGCGCTTACCTTCAACAAGTTGTGGGGGACCATATTGTTCACTACGTGTTTCTTCACTCCTGGCTCTATCATGGTGGGCATTTATGGCAAAATCTTCATCGTTTCCAAGCGACACGCGCGGGTCATCAGCAACATGCCTGGCCACACCAAGGGCGATGTGAAGGCAAACCTGTCCAAGAAAAAGGACCGGAAGGCCGCTAAGACGCTGGGGATCGTCATGGGGGTGTTTTTAGCCTGCTGGCTGCCTTGCTTTCTTGCAGTTCTGATTGACCCGTATCTGGGCTACTCCACCCCCATGGTGGTCCTTGATGTTCTTGTGTGGCTCGGGTACTTCAACTCCACGTTCAACCCCCTCATTCATGGGTTTTTTTACCCCTGGTTTCGCAACGCTCTGAAGTACATCGTGTCCGGGAGGATATTCAGCTCCCATTCCGAAACGGCCAATCTGTTCCCCGAGGCACATCCATGACATGTATCCGTCACGGAATGGTCAGCTTGCCGCTCCTTGGTTTTCTTTATCACgtcattctcaaaaaaaaaaacaaacaaacaaaaaaaaaaacaaggaaaagaaTTGGTACGGGCTCACACATACTCATTCCTACAATATTGTAGTCAAAGCACCAGGAAGCCAGACAAAGTCAGCAACCAGACAAACACTGGTCAACAGTACGATGGTATAGCGTGTGGCAGGCAGGCGAATCCCAAGCCTGGGAGGCTCTCCTTGGAGCTCCTTCGGTTTCAAAGGTACAAGTAACATTGCTTTAACATGTACAGGGTATGTTTAAAGATATTAAATTTGGATTACAAAAATTCTTTGCAGGTATCACTAGCTGCCAGGACacttttattaacatataatgaCATTTCTGTTGAACTCTGGGAAACTCACACTGCAGGGATATTTTTATAAACATATTTCTGTTGAAATGTTCAAAACTCACACAGTGCAAGGTTATTTTTATTAACACATGGTGACATTTCTGTTGAAGCACTCAAAACTCGCCCTCATGGCCTTAGAATCCAGTGGATACACAGCGATCCTAAAGAACCAGCCCTGTGGGttgccgaggctgtaactcttgacaggtggAGCGAGCCCCCTCCCAAGGagcggcgggtggtttcaaactgctgagcctgTGGGCAGCCGCCCAACGCTTAACCGCAGACAGAGAGCAAGTCATTTTGATGTCTCTCTCACCGTGTCCCCTGGTGCAGCCCACACCCCCCACCTCAGAAGCAAAGGGGAAACAGACCAGATCCTCATATGCCGTTTGAGCCTTTACTCGGAACTTTTCACTCGGGGTTACGTTTGAAGTGATTTCCTCTGCCTCTGGCTTCTCAACATGCTAGGAATCACAGGTCTCTCTCCTTGTGCCCGTTTCAACCGCTTATTCCAcacgttttgtttgtttgtttgtttcagttctCTGCCAAATAAATTATATCTATAGCCATCATGCCTATCATTTAATCTGATTGGTGAAAATCTTGCCAGTGAGTTTTCTGCGGAGCATTAAGATTCACACAGAGGTTGGAAAATATCTGAGTACATCTAGCAATCATGTTCACATGCCTTTGGGTCTGAAAATAGGgtgtggagggaggagaggagcaaaGGAAGGAGGCTTAATCCCTGCCCCCTATCCTGAATCACAGGTGACCATGATGTCAAACTCTGAAAGAAGACATTCTTCCGGTGGCTCTTTCCAATCTTTCTTCAGAGCTGCTTTCCCCAAAGACCCACATGCCCTGTGCCCTAGAGTCAACGAGAACATTTCTTAGAGTCAGTTTGCCTTCTGAAGGGCATCTGAGTTAGTAGGACCTACCTCAACTTTATCTCTGATTAGGAGAAAAATATACGTGCATGTCATATGAGTAGTTGTGAAGTAGATTCGTGCTTACAAGAGGACATGTCATAACCCAACTATCGGCCTCCTGTGAGCAACCTCGGCGCTGACTAAATGGATGCCAGCGAACAGACTCCAGCAGCTATCGCACCAGTTTctactcatggtgatcctacctTTGTCAAAGGAGAactgttcttctttttaaaaaatcattttattgactcTTAcacctctcatcacaatccatcagttcatccattgtgtcaagcacatttgtacatttgttttcctcatcattctcaaaacgtttgctttctacttgggcccttggtatcagcttctcattttttaccctccctccccatcctcctccctcatgaacccttcataatttatatattattattattttgtcatatcttacacttcccgacatctcccttcacccacctttctgttgtccatctcccagggaggaggttatatggagatcattgtaatcggttccccctttctaccccaccttccctgcaccctcctggtatcgccactctcaccactggtcctcagggggtcatctgtcctggattccctgaatttccagttcctatttgtaccagtgtacatcctgtggtctagccagatttgtaaagtagaaataagatcatgatagtgggggatgaggaagcatttacaaattagaggaaagtttcatgtttcctgcaccctgactggctcgtctcctccctgagacccttctgtaaggggatgtccagttgcctacagatgggttttgggtctccactcgacactcctcctcattcacaatgataggatattttgttctttgatacttgatacctgatcccttcaacacctcatgatcacattggttggtatgcttcttccatgtgggctttgttgcttctcagctagatgaccgcttgtttatcttcaagcctagatgcaatatcttttaatAAGGAGAACTGTTCTTCATGGGTCTTTTAATGACTGGTTTTCATAAATAGGTCActacacctttctcccaaggaggctgTGATTGgacctgaacctccaaccttttggttagaagccaaGTCTTTGACCAATTGCCCCAGGCAGGGAACTGAAGAGAGAAATGTAAAGTGTggatgctgctgccaggctcttcTTTCTGACAATCTTACAGAGCTGGAAGCCCGCTCTGGTCCACGGGCCTGGACTGCATCCCTGACTCACACCCTCTCCCTGCAGAGATGAGGACATCACTTACCTTATGCTGCTGGGCACTTACAGTTTACACCCAGGGATCCTTTTTATGCTCTTTGGTTTCCTCTCTGCTCCTGATTTTAAaatcctctttctttctctaggagccctggtggtatagtggtcacCCATCGAACAGTGATCCTCAAGGcctgcagttcgaaacctcctagggaaaaagaaagggctttctattccccaaacagttacagtctcagaaagtcataggggctgtcctaccctgtcctgtagggtcgctatgagtgggcattgacttgatgactgtACAAACTTCTCTCTCGCtctccctttttctctctctgtgcccATATGCCTCTCATGCCAGCACGTTAGTTCTCAGAGGAGGACAGAAGCAGTACAGTAACAACCAGCATTAGTATGTAGGACATTGGCATATGCTTGCTAGAGTGTTGATCTCTGGAGCTATAAATGGGGCACTCTATTTGGATAAATTTTTAGCTAGCTAGTTGCATAAAATAGATAGCTATTGGGTTATAGGAAACCTAAGTGGAAGCCTGGAGATAGGTATTGAGTCCTCAGGAAAGGATTCACCTCTTCATTGAGAGATTTGTCCATAGGGGCTATCAACCCCTCCCACCTATACTGTTACAGTCTGCGTGCAGGGCCTCTTCGTTTCTTGAACAGACCTTAGTATCCCTTTGCCCATGACTCATCTGCACTCCAAGTTTAGAGCCTTCCAATCTACCCCATATTTGAACTAGGCTCTTTACTCTTAAATATGTTACTGTGATGGTTTCTATGCTAGATCTCTACTTGTCTCCATTCTGCTCAGCGCAGAGGGCTGACCTGTGTAACTAGATTAAAGGATGTGCCTGGCTCTGGGGGTTTGGTGGCCTCTTACCTATGGGAAACACCTGCAAGAGAGCAGAGGGTGGAATAACAGAAACTTTAGTCTCTGCTCCCGGGAAAGTCAACAGCCCCGGGTCCTATGTCTACGgagcctgtgagtcagaactgagtccaTGCAAGTGCATTATCTCGGAGTAAAGGGATCATCTCGCTGGTTGTACGAAGTAAAGGTAAGTACTGATTTATTCAGCAGCTTCTGCCAAATGGACAAAGGCCTGACTGGGTTCCTGACAGGTCTCCTGGAGTCCCTCCCCAAACAGCTTCCCTGTGGAaattcctgcaacttctcctccTGCCACTTCTGAGCTCTGGTGGTGACTCCTCCCCGATTGCTGTCCCTGGTCCTTTATCGTTTCCTTAACTACTGCCCAGGCCTTTGTAAATAGTACCTTTGTTAAACTCCCTTCAATCACGGAGTGGATTGTATTGTGCCATCTGTTTCCGGTGGACAGCTGACTAATGTTGGTTTGCAGGGCTCTCAGACCGTGTTTTGAAGTTTTCTCCACGGCATCAAGTCCTAGACAAGCCACACTTGGCCTTCATTCGCATCTCCACAATGAGTCACTCAGTCTCCATGCTCCTCCAAAAGGGTCATTGGTTCCCCAGTATATTTTTCACCCATTTTCTCTATCTCAACAGGTCATTCCTCCTCCACTTGGCAACTTGAttatattttttttaacaatttattggggctgatacaattcttttcacagttcatacatatacatacatcaattgtataaagcacatctgtacattctttgccctaatcatttttttctcttttcttcttttacattttattagggactcaaacaactcttaccacaatccatacatatacatacatcaattgtataaagcacatccatacattccctgccccaatcattctcaaggcatttgctctccacttaagccccttgcatcaggtcctcttttccccccccctccctccccattcccccctccctcatatgcccttggtaatttatacaacgttattttgtcatatcttgccctatctggagtctcccttccccccttctctgctgtccctctcccagggaagaggtcacatgtggatccttgtaatcagttccccctttccaacccactcaccctccactctcccagcatcgtccctcacacccttggtcctgaaggtatcatccaccctggattccctgtacctccaaccctcatatgtaccagtgtacagcctctgtcctatccagccctgcaaggtagaattcggatcatggtagttggggggaggaagcatccaggatctgggggaaagctgtgttcttcatcggtactacctcacaccctaattaacccatctcctctcctaaacccctctatgaggggaactctattggccgacacttgggccttgggtctccactcttcacttctcCCTTcacttaatatgatatatatatacatatatacatatacacatatatacacatacatacacacacttatatctttttttttgcatgatgccttatacctggtcccttgggcacctcgtgatcgcactggccggtgtgcttcttccatgtgggcttatttgc harbors:
- the LOC142452331 gene encoding trace amine-associated receptor 3, yielding MDIAYIPADLSSCPKFGNKSCPPTNRALHTRLVMYSVMTTAMMITILGNLVIIISISHFKQLHSPTNFLILSMATTDFLLGLVIMPYSMVRSVESCWPFGDGFCKFHASFDMMLSLTSIFHLCSIAVDRFYVVCHPLHYTAIMTTSTIKRLLAFCWSAPACFSFGLVLSEANVAGMQGYEVLVACFKFCALTFNKLWGTILFTTCFFTPGSIMVGIYGKIFIVSKRHARVISNMPGHTKGDVKANLSKKKDRKAAKTLGIVMGVFLACWLPCFLAVLIDPYLGYSTPMVVLDVLVWLGYFNSTFNPLIHGFFYPWFRNALKYIVSGRIFSSHSETANLFPEAHP